A genomic window from Sparus aurata chromosome 14, fSpaAur1.1, whole genome shotgun sequence includes:
- the LOC115595242 gene encoding E3 ubiquitin-protein ligase TRIM39-like: MSAASCLLTEDQLLCGICLDVFNVPVTLPCGHNFCKKCIKQHWDSSVHCQCPSCKESFYKKLDLRVNTFISEMASQFRKSAGRSSSRAAKPGDVPCDVCSDTKMKAVKSCLVCLASYCETHLQPHLTASRLKKHQLTDPVENLEGRMCTIHDKPLELFCKTDQTCVCMLCPVLDHKSHEVVPLKEQFERKRAELGRREIEIHRMIQDRQLKILDIKQALKLSKEAAEKEMADGVQVFTALMESLQSAQADLIGTIEETREETEQEVKSVIEKLEKEISALMKTRAELEQLSRSKDHLHLIQNFASLDASIPTREWTEVSVDLPSYEGTVKTAMDQLEETLGKQIKKLQHLAELHRAQQFAVDLTLDPDTAHAALVLSDDGKQVYHGVKKKTVKDTSKRFNPSCCVLAKQSFSSGKFYFEADVKDKTRWTLGVAKESIKRKGIIPMCPDNGHWTVWLKNGEEYAALVGSPLPLTVNSKLEKVGVFVDYDEGLVSFYDVNAMDLLYTFAGFSFAEKLYPFFSPGLNDDGINSAPLIISKVSHTDVLI, translated from the coding sequence ATGTCggctgccagctgtctgctgactgaggACCAGCTTCTCTGCggaatctgtctggatgtgttcaatGTTCCAGTCACTttaccatgtggacacaacttctgcaaAAAGTGCATCAAGCAGCACTGGGACAGCAGCGTCCACTGTCAGTGCCCCTCGTGCAAAGAATCCTTCTATAAAAAGCTTGACCTGCGAGTCAACACTTTCATATCGGAGATGGCGAGTCAGTTCAGGAAGTCAGCCGGACGAAGCAGCAGCCGGGCCGCCAAACCAGGAGACgttccctgtgacgtctgcaGCGACACTAAAATGAAAGCtgtgaagtcctgcctggtgtgtctggcgtcctactgtgagactcacctgcagcctcatcTGACCGCCTCACGCCTGaaaaaacatcagctgactgatcctgtggagaacctggagGGCAGGATGTGTACGATCCACGATAAACCTCTGGAGCTGTTCTGCAAGACCGACCAGACCTGCGTCTGCATGCTCTGCCCTGTTTTAGACCACAAGTCACACGAAGTCGTCCCGCTGAAAGAACAATTTGAGAGAAAGAGGGCCGAGCTGGGGAGGAGAGAGATCGAAATCCATCGAATGATCCAGGACAGACAACTGAAGATTCTGGATATCAAACAAGCTTTAAAGCTCAGTAAGGAAGCTGCAGAGAAGGAAATGGCCGatggtgttcaggtcttcacCGCTTTGATGGAGTCTTTGCAAAGTGCGCAGGCCGACCTCATCGGGACGATTGAAGAGACGCGGGAAGAGACGGAGCAAGAGGTCAAAAGTGTCATTGAAAAGTTGGAGAAGGAAATTTCTGCGCTGATGAAGACTCGAGCcgagctggagcagctctcacgCTCAAAAGACCACCTCCACTTAATCCAAAACTTTGCGTCCTTGGATGCCTCAATACCCACCAGAGAGTGGACAGAGGTCAGCGTGGATCTGCCGTCATATGAGGGGACTGTAAAGACCGCAATGGATCAACTGGAGGAGACTCTTGGCAAACAGATCAAGAAGCTGCAGCACTTGGCCGAGCTGCACAGGGCCCAGCAGTTTGCAGTGGATCTGACTCTGGATCCTGATACAGCGCATGCTGCTCTCGTCCTGTCTGACGATGGCAAACAAGTATATCATGGTGTTAAAAAGAAGACCGTCAAAGACACATCTAAGAGATTTAATCCTAGTTGTTGTGTCTTAGCCAAACAGAGCTTCTCCTCTGGAAAATTCTACTTCGAGGCCGACGTTAAAGACAAGACTCGATGGACTTTGGGAGTGGCCAAAGAGTCGATCAAAAGGAAGGGAATAATCCCGATGTGCCCAGATAACGGCCACTGGACTGTGTGGCTGAAGAATGGAGAAGAGTACGCCGCTCTGGTTGGCTCTCCTCTACCTCTCACTGTAAACTCGAAGCTTGAGAAGGTGGgagtgtttgtggattatgacgagggtctggtctccttcTATGACGTAAATGCAATGGATCTTCTTTACACATTTGCTGGCTTCTCCTTCGCTGAGAAACTGTACCCGTTCTTCAGTCCCGGTCTTAATGATGATGGCATAAACTCTGCCCCTTTGATCATTTCTAAAGTGAGTCACActgatgttttgatttga